In Verrucomicrobiia bacterium, one genomic interval encodes:
- a CDS encoding site-specific integrase — MKNEPVFPLEITKGGAVVRIFRQVSSKNYESFTVAYYQDQVRKREVLSDFALAKKRAKKVVAALSKGEVAAASLKLEDQRAYLNAKRLLKPTKVTLEAACREYAAAVKLLGGVSILAAAQEYVKRHGGGKPSLKTVQEVVTEFMEAKEEGRSTRLRGNGRNVSDKYLYQLRLKLDAFAGQVKGLIGSVTAEAVNDFIHKRKGASGRTKNNYLQALNVLFEFARKQGYVTRDFDLMDKVESAAEEDFEIEIFTPQEFKLLLGHCPESLVPVLAIGALAGLRTAEIERLDWREINLASKFIEVKAKKAKTRARRLVPIVPALAAWLQSYRADDEADGPPTEGPVWPQSLPYLFELQRDAAKEAGVDWKHNALRHSFISYRVAEIKNVAEVALEAGNSPEMIFQHYRELVTGEAAKEWFGITPAVIEAEAKQIKEEAARLRAARAEAEKAKGGKKRGAKKVGAVPGVPVPAETKIVAFPAEAAA; from the coding sequence ATGAAGAATGAACCCGTTTTTCCACTCGAAATCACCAAAGGCGGCGCGGTCGTGCGCATCTTTCGGCAGGTCTCCAGCAAGAATTACGAAAGTTTCACGGTCGCTTATTATCAGGACCAAGTGCGCAAGCGCGAGGTCCTGAGCGACTTCGCCCTGGCGAAGAAACGCGCCAAGAAGGTGGTCGCGGCGCTCTCCAAGGGCGAGGTCGCAGCGGCTTCGCTCAAGCTGGAGGACCAGCGCGCTTACCTGAACGCCAAGCGGCTGCTCAAGCCAACCAAGGTCACGCTGGAGGCGGCCTGCCGCGAGTATGCCGCGGCGGTGAAGTTGCTCGGCGGCGTGTCCATTCTGGCGGCGGCTCAGGAGTATGTGAAGCGGCACGGCGGGGGCAAGCCGTCGTTGAAAACGGTCCAGGAGGTCGTGACGGAGTTCATGGAGGCCAAGGAGGAGGGCCGCTCGACCCGGCTTCGCGGGAACGGCCGCAACGTGAGCGACAAGTATCTGTATCAGCTCCGGCTCAAGCTGGACGCGTTCGCCGGCCAGGTGAAGGGGCTTATCGGCAGCGTGACGGCGGAGGCCGTCAACGATTTCATTCACAAGCGGAAAGGCGCGAGCGGCCGGACCAAGAACAATTACCTCCAGGCGCTCAACGTGCTTTTCGAGTTCGCCCGCAAGCAGGGTTATGTGACGCGGGACTTTGACCTGATGGACAAGGTTGAGTCAGCCGCCGAGGAGGATTTCGAGATCGAGATTTTCACGCCCCAGGAGTTCAAGCTGCTGTTGGGGCACTGCCCTGAGTCGCTGGTGCCGGTGCTCGCGATCGGTGCCTTGGCCGGGCTGCGGACGGCGGAGATCGAGCGGCTGGATTGGCGCGAGATCAATCTGGCAAGCAAGTTCATCGAGGTGAAGGCGAAGAAGGCCAAGACGCGGGCGCGGCGGCTGGTGCCGATTGTGCCGGCGCTGGCGGCCTGGCTCCAGTCCTACCGGGCAGACGACGAGGCGGACGGGCCTCCGACAGAGGGGCCGGTGTGGCCGCAGTCGTTGCCGTATCTGTTCGAGCTCCAGCGTGACGCGGCGAAAGAGGCCGGCGTGGATTGGAAGCATAACGCGCTGCGGCACTCGTTCATTTCGTACCGGGTGGCGGAAATCAAGAACGTGGCCGAGGTGGCACTGGAAGCGGGCAACTCGCCCGAGATGATTTTCCAGCATTACCGCGAGCTGGTGACGGGCGAGGCCGCCAAGGAATGGTTTGGCATCACCCCGGCGGTGATCGAGGCCGAGGCGAAGCAGATCAAGGAGGAGGCCGCCAGGCTGCGGGCGGCCAGGGCGGAAGCGGAGAAGGCCAAGGGCGGGAAGAAACGGGGGGCCAAGAAGGTCGGCGCTGTGCCTGGGGTGCCGGTGCCGGCGGAGACCAAGATTGTAGCATTTCCCGCGGAGGCGGCGGCATAG
- a CDS encoding HNH endonuclease produces the protein MKLCNFAALDPVQRARGIRGLSGATKQDREMWAEFHERVEVLAPESEELLHNLFTADDASELDFLERGGVRVERAWERSIPSGPTEGTATVRVRRGQQFFRQAVLRSYGVRCCITGIPVPRLLVASHIKPWRDFPGERLNPRNGLCLSSLHDAAFDAGLITLDDGLKVVLSRRLRDYFPQSVLELNFVGYEGKEIRRPEKFAEPDPLFLEYHREVVFAR, from the coding sequence ATGAAACTTTGCAACTTCGCTGCCCTGGACCCAGTGCAGCGGGCGCGCGGAATCAGGGGGCTCTCCGGCGCGACGAAGCAGGACCGGGAAATGTGGGCTGAGTTCCATGAACGGGTGGAGGTGCTCGCGCCTGAAAGCGAGGAATTGCTGCACAACCTTTTTACCGCTGATGATGCGAGCGAGCTGGACTTTTTGGAACGCGGCGGGGTTAGGGTCGAACGCGCGTGGGAGCGCAGCATTCCGAGCGGGCCTACTGAAGGCACGGCCACGGTCCGGGTGAGGCGAGGGCAGCAGTTCTTCCGGCAGGCGGTCCTCAGGTCTTACGGGGTGCGTTGCTGCATCACGGGCATTCCGGTGCCACGGTTGTTGGTCGCGAGCCACATCAAACCATGGCGGGATTTTCCTGGGGAACGCCTGAATCCACGGAACGGGCTCTGCCTGTCGAGCTTGCACGACGCTGCTTTTGATGCGGGTCTCATTACTTTGGATGACGGGCTTAAGGTAGTTTTGAGCCGGAGGCTGCGGGATTATTTTCCGCAGTCGGTCCTAGAGCTGAACTTTGTCGGTTACGAGGGGAAGGAGATAAGGCGGCCGGAGAAGTTTGCGGAGCCAGACCCGCTGTTTCTAGAATACCATCGCGAGGTTGTTTTCGCGCGCTGA